In the genome of Yersinia enterocolitica, the window TAACTGTTATCAGTATAAACATCGGCTAGCGTTTCCCTCTTCAATCTCACTCTTGGTTATGCAAGTGCTGGATGGTAGTTGGCAATAATGTCCAGGATGCCGTTTATAATAAATTGTACGCCCATACACACCAGCAAGAACCCCATCAAGCGTGAAATGGCTTCAATGCCGCTTTTGCCCACCCAGCGCATAATGGCCCCGGAACTGAGCAGTGAACCCCATAAAATCAATGAAACACAAAGAAAAATCAGCACTGGGGCAACGGTAACGACCCATGGGCTGAATACAGCATGGCCTTTCATTGATGCGGCAGAACTGATTATCATGGCAATAGTACCTGGCCCAGCGGTACTTGGCATCGCCAGTGGCACAAAGGCGATATTAATAGATTTTCGCTTCTTTA includes:
- a CDS encoding stress protection protein MarC — protein: MQDIFELCKAIGLGLVLLLPLANPLTTVALLLGLSGNMTSEERNQQSKMASIYVFFIMTIAYYAGQVVMNTFGISIPGLRIAGGLIVAFIGFRMLFPQQSAEDTQLEAKSQDLKKRKSINIAFVPLAMPSTAGPGTIAMIISSAASMKGHAVFSPWVVTVAPVLIFLCVSLILWGSLLSSGAIMRWVGKSGIEAISRLMGFLLVCMGVQFIINGILDIIANYHPALA